Part of the Vibrio sp. SCSIO 43137 genome, GTCTTGCGAACGACGCATTTTTGAAGCTGCTACCATTTCCATCGCTTTCGTGATCTTCTGAGTGCTTTTAACACTCCCGATCTTAGTACGAATCTCTTTTGCGCCGGCCATCGTATTACTCTCTCTTTATGATAACTTCGTTAATGGTGACCCTAAGGCCACCCACTCACTTATCAATTACCAGGTCTGGGTTGCTACGAAATCGTCCACAATCTTCTTAAGTTGTGCTTCGATTTCATCGTTGTATGCACCCGTTGTATCGATCTCTTTTACAAAATCGGCAAACTGGCTACGAGCAAACGAAAGTAGTGCATCTTCGAAATCAGCAAGCTTGTTCAGCTCGATGTTTTCCAGATAACCACGTTCTGCCGCAAAGATAACAAGAGACTGATCAAATACAGACATTGGAGCATATTGTTTCTGCTTCATTAGCTCTGTAACTTTTTGACCATGGTCTAGCTGTTTCTTTGTCGCTTCATCAAGGTCAGATGAGAACTGAGCAAACGCAGCTAGTTCACGATACTGTGCCAGAGCGGTACGGATACCACCTGAAAGCTTCTTGATGATTTTCGTCTGTGCTGAACCACCTACACGAGATACTGAGATACCTGGGTCAACCGCCGGACGTACGCCCGCGTTGAACAGCTCAGTTTGCAGGAAGATCTGACCATCGGTAATCGAGATTACGTTGGTAGGTACGAATGCGGATACGTCACCAGCCTGAGTTTCGATGATAGGAAGAGCAGTCAATGAACCGGTCTTACCTTTCACTTCACCCTTAGTGAACTTCTCTACATACTCTTCGTTTACACGAGCAGCACGCTCTAGAAGACGAGAGTGAAGATAGAATACATCCCCAGGGAATGCTTCACGGCCTGGTGGGCGTTTCAGTAGTAGAGAGATCTGACGATACGCTACCGCTTGCTTAGATAGATCATCATAAACAATCAGTGCATCTTCACCACGATCACGGAAGTACTCACCCATTGCACAACCTGCGTAAGGCGCCAGATACTGAAGCGCAGCAGATTCAGATGCAGAAGCAACAACAACAATCGTGTTTTGTAGTGCGCCGTGCTCTTCAAGCTTACGTACTACGTTTGCGATAGTTGATGCTTTCTGACCGATAGCAACATAGATAGAGTAGATTCCAGAATCTCTCTGGTTGATGATGGCATCGATAGCCATCGCGGTTTTACCTGTCTGACGGTCACCGATGATAAGTTCACGCTGGCCACGACCAATTGGGATCATGGAGTCAACTGACTTATAACCAGTTTGTACAGGCTGGTCTACCGATTTACGGTCGATTACACCCGGAGCAATAACTTCTACAGGAGAAGTCAGTTTCGCTTCGATTGGACCTTTACCATCGATAGGCTCACCCAGTGTGTTTACCACACGACCTAGTAGTTCAGGACCTACTGGTACCTCAAGGATACGGCCAGTACCTGTTACTTTCATGCCTTCCTGTAGGTCAGCATAT contains:
- the atpA gene encoding F0F1 ATP synthase subunit alpha; this translates as MQLNSTEISDLIKQRIESFEVVSEARNEGTIVSVSDGIIRIHGLADVMQGEMIEIPGGRYALALNLERDSVGAVVMGPYADLQEGMKVTGTGRILEVPVGPELLGRVVNTLGEPIDGKGPIEAKLTSPVEVIAPGVIDRKSVDQPVQTGYKSVDSMIPIGRGQRELIIGDRQTGKTAMAIDAIINQRDSGIYSIYVAIGQKASTIANVVRKLEEHGALQNTIVVVASASESAALQYLAPYAGCAMGEYFRDRGEDALIVYDDLSKQAVAYRQISLLLKRPPGREAFPGDVFYLHSRLLERAARVNEEYVEKFTKGEVKGKTGSLTALPIIETQAGDVSAFVPTNVISITDGQIFLQTELFNAGVRPAVDPGISVSRVGGSAQTKIIKKLSGGIRTALAQYRELAAFAQFSSDLDEATKKQLDHGQKVTELMKQKQYAPMSVFDQSLVIFAAERGYLENIELNKLADFEDALLSFARSQFADFVKEIDTTGAYNDEIEAQLKKIVDDFVATQTW